One part of the Cyprinus carpio isolate SPL01 chromosome B12, ASM1834038v1, whole genome shotgun sequence genome encodes these proteins:
- the LOC109072466 gene encoding alanyl-tRNA editing protein Aarsd1, translating to MAFQCQRDCYMQEFDTCVVSCVPAELTLENNGKKDKLKGFNLKLKDTILFPEGGGQPDDHGTVGGVPVLRVLRQGPEAVHFISSALEEGQEVHIKLDWERRFDHMQQHSGQHLITALADTMFGYKTTSWDLGRQRSSIELDTAAVKPGEMEALEVAVNEKIRAHIPVTVNLLSIDDPAVEKVRSRGLPDDHAGPIRIIDIEGVDANMCCGTHVSNLSHLQVIKILGTEKGKKNKTNLIFIAGSRVLKYAEKSYSIEKSLTGLLKTGADEHVDAVDKLQKTVKRLQKSNLIILREMAVLIAQNFKNKADRGNFFSLHNKDGDNEFMNIIANEIGFLDTVIFLTVGEEKGAGLFLLAGPEDIVTEVGPRVSELLQGKGAGKAGRYQGKANSLVKRAEAEALLKEHSCKLTAGEE from the exons ATGGCTTTCCAGTGTCAGAGAGACTGTTATATGCAGGAG TTCGACACGTGTGTCGTGTCTTGCGTGCCTGCAGAATTAACCCTCGAGAATAATGGAAAGAAAGACAAGCTGAAGGGCTTTAATCTGAAGCTGAAAGACACGATTCTGTTTCCAGAGGGCGGAGGACAG cCTGATGATCACGGGACGGTTGGAGGTGTCCCTGTCCTGCGGGTGCTGAGACAAGGTCCGGAGGCGGTGCATTTCATCAGCTCTGCTCTGGAGGAGGGTCAGGAGGTGCACATCAAGCTGGACTGGGAGCGACGCTTTGACCACATGCAGCAGCATTCGG GTCAACACTTGATCACAGCTTTGGCTGATACAATGTTTGGATACAAAACTACCTCTTG GGATTTGGGACGTCAGCGTAGCAGCATAGAGCTGGACACAGCCGCGGTGAAGCCTGGAGAGATGGAGGCTTTGGAGGTGGCTGTGAATGAAAAGATTCGTGCACACATTCCAGTCACCGTCAATCTCCTGTCCATTGATGATCCTGCTGTGGAGAAG GTGCGAAGCCGAGGTCTTCCTGATGACCACGCAGGGCCCATCAGGATCATTGACATCGAGGGCGTAGATGCCAACATGTGCTGCGGGACTCATGTGTCCAACCTCAGTCACCTTCAG GTAATAAAGATTTTGGGGACCGAAAAAGGGAAGAAGAATAAAACCAACCTGATTTTCATAGCTGGCAGCAGAGTGCTGAAATATGCTGAAAAGAGTTACAGCATTGAAAAATCACTGACCGGCCTTCTCAA GACAGGGGCAGATGAGCATGTTGATGCTGTGGACAAGCTACAGAAGACGGTCAAACGTCTTCAGAAG AGTAATCTTATTATCCTGAGGGAGATGGCTGTTCTGATAGCGCAGAACTTCAAAAACAAAGCGGACAGAGGAAACTTCTTCAGCTTACACAA TAAAGACGGTGATAATGAGTTCATGAACATCATCGCCAATGAAATTGGATTTCTG gACACAGTGATCTTTCTGACCGTGGGTGAGGAGAAGGGTGCAGGACTGTTCCTGCTCGCCGGGCCTGAGGATATTGTCACTGAAGTGGGACCTCG GGTGTCAGAGCTGCTGCAGGGTAAAGGAGCAGGAAAGGCTGGACGTTACCAGGGTAAAGCCAATAGTCTGGTGAAGAGAGCAGAAGCTGAGGCTTTACTGAAGGAGCACAGCTGCAAACTCACTGCAGGAGAAGAATAA